One Moorena sp. SIOASIH DNA segment encodes these proteins:
- a CDS encoding DUF3604 domain-containing protein, producing MPPGEYDLPDFNRPVPPIGEIQPYSPYAGQPQADPGRPQQVFWGDTHLHTIYSFDAGAAGTMLTPEASYRFARGEEVLTDGGQPVQLSRPLDFLVVTDHTDQLGSFQQFVDNPPQDCGDDQQQIDDWNTAITNGGEDAANAQNEITSAFAQGTVPACMLQSPEEFGAAWDNEVDWAEEFNDPHKFTAVIGYEWTSLDAGDNLHRNVIFRDNGYKAKQLLPKTTADGTDPELLWAWMQNYEDTTGGDVLAIPHNGNVSNGKMFADTDARGMPLSHSYAQQRQLWEPLYEVIQIKGAGETHPFLSPDDEFASFEIAGWDNGNLDLTAPETPEMYEHEYARAALKNGLKFEEDLGANPFKFGLVGSTDSHIGISGVEENSFMGKFPIYTPSPDRAEHVSKTSCFVKIGDKCIPDPEVKRFGWQYGAAGFVGVWAEANTRESLFDAMERREVYATSGPRMIVRFFGGWDFTPEDVSFHPAHVGYDKGVPMGSDLASMPEGKVPTFLVAALKDPIRGNLDRIQIVKGWLENGETQEKVYDVVWSGDREPDPTTDKLPLVGCAVNPATCETDDPMEDTGTVNTDTAEWTNTIGAVELAEVWTDPDFDPTQRAFYYARVLEIPTPRWTDYDKAFYNLDLPEEIPLTLQERVYTSPIWYSPSNVISEIAPLPENPEDGSDFDFWNRVIHEVIR from the coding sequence TTGCCACCTGGAGAATACGATCTTCCAGATTTCAACCGACCCGTACCGCCCATAGGAGAAATACAACCCTACTCCCCCTATGCAGGGCAACCCCAAGCAGATCCTGGTCGTCCTCAACAGGTATTCTGGGGGGACACTCACCTCCATACCATCTATTCCTTTGATGCCGGTGCGGCTGGAACCATGCTAACCCCCGAAGCTTCCTATCGATTTGCTCGGGGAGAAGAAGTGCTCACCGATGGTGGGCAACCAGTCCAGTTATCTCGTCCCTTAGATTTCTTGGTGGTCACCGATCACACCGACCAGTTAGGATCTTTCCAACAGTTTGTCGATAACCCCCCACAAGATTGCGGTGACGATCAGCAGCAGATAGATGATTGGAATACAGCGATCACAAACGGTGGTGAAGACGCAGCCAACGCACAGAACGAGATTACCTCGGCCTTCGCTCAAGGCACAGTTCCAGCGTGTATGCTCCAAAGTCCAGAGGAGTTCGGTGCAGCTTGGGATAATGAAGTCGATTGGGCAGAAGAGTTCAACGACCCCCACAAATTTACAGCAGTGATCGGGTATGAGTGGACTTCCCTAGATGCAGGGGACAACCTCCACCGGAATGTCATCTTCCGTGACAATGGCTACAAAGCAAAGCAGTTGCTGCCTAAGACTACAGCAGATGGCACCGACCCAGAACTGCTTTGGGCGTGGATGCAGAACTATGAAGACACAACGGGTGGAGATGTGCTGGCCATACCCCATAATGGCAACGTCAGCAACGGAAAGATGTTTGCCGACACCGATGCTCGCGGTATGCCCCTAAGCCACAGTTATGCCCAGCAGCGACAACTGTGGGAGCCACTCTATGAAGTCATCCAAATCAAAGGGGCGGGGGAGACTCATCCGTTCTTGTCTCCCGATGATGAATTTGCTAGTTTTGAGATTGCAGGTTGGGATAACGGAAACCTAGACTTGACCGCTCCGGAAACACCAGAAATGTACGAGCATGAGTATGCCCGTGCTGCCCTCAAGAATGGACTGAAGTTTGAAGAAGACTTGGGAGCAAATCCCTTCAAATTTGGTCTGGTGGGTTCCACGGATTCCCATATTGGGATTTCCGGGGTGGAAGAAAATAGCTTTATGGGCAAGTTTCCTATTTATACCCCCAGCCCCGATCGGGCAGAACACGTCTCGAAGACAAGTTGTTTTGTTAAAATAGGAGATAAGTGTATTCCGGATCCGGAAGTGAAGCGATTCGGATGGCAGTATGGAGCAGCTGGCTTTGTGGGCGTTTGGGCTGAAGCCAATACCCGCGAGTCCTTGTTTGATGCCATGGAACGACGGGAAGTCTATGCTACCAGCGGACCACGGATGATCGTTCGCTTCTTTGGTGGTTGGGACTTTACCCCGGAAGATGTGAGTTTTCACCCTGCTCATGTGGGCTATGACAAGGGCGTTCCCATGGGTAGCGATCTGGCCAGTATGCCGGAAGGAAAAGTTCCGACCTTTTTGGTAGCGGCATTGAAAGATCCGATTCGGGGAAATCTTGATCGCATTCAAATTGTCAAGGGCTGGCTGGAGAATGGCGAAACCCAGGAAAAAGTTTACGATGTAGTCTGGTCGGGCGATCGCGAACCTGATCCCACAACGGATAAGCTTCCCCTTGTGGGTTGTGCGGTCAATCCCGCTACATGTGAGACGGACGATCCGATGGAAGATACCGGTACTGTCAATACCGACACAGCAGAGTGGACAAACACCATTGGTGCGGTTGAGCTAGCTGAGGTTTGGACAGACCCGGACTTTGATCCCACCCAAAGGGCATTTTACTACGCGCGGGTGCTGGAAATTCCCACACCTCGTTGGACGGACTACGACAAGGCATTTTACAATCTAGATCTACCTGAGGAAATTCCCTTGACCCTACAGGAGCGAGTGTATACCTCTCCGATTTGGTACTCTCCATCTAACGTAATATCTGAGATAGCTCCGTTGCCTGAAAATCCCGAAGATGGCAGTGATTTTGATTTCTGGAACAGAGTAATTCACGAAGTGATTCGATAA
- a CDS encoding formylglycine-generating enzyme family protein: MRIFVPCSLLPVPCSQIRCSLWYNSLSDSTMKTPWLKLLLFKLFLSFLTVCLVFGTATPVKASPTVNSCPEGMTFIPGGTFKMGSDVYYPSERSADDVTVESFCIDKYEVTNSEFAKFVKETGYITVAERPLSSEQFPDLTEEQRAPGSLVFQMPDNGVRPVGYLSWWKWTPGADWQHPFGPKSNIRGKKNYPVVHVAYEDVQAYAKWAGKSVPTEAQWEYAAHGGLDDATYSWGQQYSAKKANTWQGFFPFFNTKTDGHTGTAPVGSFEPNGYGLYDITGNVWEWTSDWYSIGHHGKAHSLNPTGPNQKESFDPREPGVAKHVIKGGSYLCAPNYCSRYRPAARESQSPDTGTTHIGFRLVKPDKIS, encoded by the coding sequence GTGAGAATTTTTGTTCCCTGTTCCCTACTCCCTGTTCCCTGTTCCCAGATCCGCTGTTCCCTTTGGTATAATAGCTTGTCTGACTCAACAATGAAGACTCCTTGGTTAAAATTACTTCTGTTCAAACTTTTCCTCAGTTTCCTGACAGTATGCCTAGTTTTTGGCACTGCCACACCAGTCAAGGCATCTCCCACGGTAAATAGCTGCCCTGAAGGTATGACCTTCATTCCTGGCGGCACTTTCAAGATGGGTTCCGACGTTTACTACCCTTCCGAGCGCTCTGCGGACGATGTCACCGTTGAGAGCTTCTGCATCGATAAATACGAAGTGACTAATTCCGAATTTGCCAAATTTGTCAAGGAAACGGGTTATATTACCGTAGCAGAGCGTCCCCTCTCTTCGGAACAGTTTCCGGACTTAACAGAGGAGCAACGGGCACCTGGTTCCCTAGTCTTTCAGATGCCGGACAATGGTGTTAGACCAGTCGGTTACCTGAGCTGGTGGAAGTGGACTCCTGGGGCTGACTGGCAACATCCCTTTGGTCCGAAGAGCAATATTAGAGGTAAAAAGAACTATCCCGTCGTCCATGTTGCCTATGAAGACGTTCAAGCCTATGCTAAGTGGGCAGGGAAGTCAGTACCCACAGAAGCCCAATGGGAATATGCCGCTCACGGTGGACTGGATGATGCTACCTACAGCTGGGGTCAGCAATACTCCGCCAAGAAGGCTAATACCTGGCAAGGATTCTTTCCCTTTTTCAACACTAAAACTGATGGTCACACTGGCACTGCACCTGTAGGTTCCTTTGAACCAAATGGTTATGGTTTGTATGACATAACTGGTAATGTCTGGGAGTGGACTTCAGATTGGTATAGCATCGGTCACCATGGCAAAGCCCACAGTCTTAATCCTACAGGACCTAATCAAAAAGAAAGCTTCGACCCCAGAGAACCGGGTGTTGCTAAACATGTAATTAAAGGCGGGTCTTACCTGTGTGCTCCTAATTATTGTAGTCGCTATCGTCCTGCTGCTCGGGAGTCTCAATCACCGGATACAGGAACGACTCACATTGGATTTAGGTTAGTTAAGCCTGATAAGATTTCCTAA
- a CDS encoding bifunctional metallophosphatase/5'-nucleotidase, translating into MNWNRIWKIGVGVAIALVLAIVAYLVIAQQNQPIPDIGSTGTSNPEPEVVDSDTEPFTLQLLHASDFEAGLAALEDAPRFSAVLNALKEDYPNTLVLSSGDNYIPSPFLFAGSDPRLNETPVGEASIGHANIEIHNQLGIQASTFGNHDFDLGSKEVRDIIQPDGAYRGALFPYLSANLDYSTDPNLSSLITANGQEVSTIPPGQVAGTAVITVNGEPIGIVGASTPLLPTISSSDGVTVFPENPTDYDALAANIQTAVDELTATGINKIILLAHMQQLTIERDELAPRLRDVDIIVAGGSHTLLSDATDHLRLGDTSGGIYPILKTNIDGNAIAVVNTDATYKYVGRLVVDFDANGIIIPSSIDPNISGAYATDDQGVEAVGGTPDPEVVEITNTLDEVISTQDSNIFGNTKVFLRGDRAFVRTEETNLGNLTADANLTYAKTVDATTMFSFKNGGGIRSNIGVISAANGGIDPNDFELLPPAANPEVGKEEGEVSQLDITNSLRFNNGLTLFTVTADQLLQTIEDAVAATAPGVTPGQFPQVGRLKFSFDSTRPANDRVLSLVVLDDQDQVIDVVAQNGELVGDPSRTFRGVTISYVADGAPLSTFLSANPALFNRVDFWGEPDSNGNGVLDPEEDLNKNGVRDAAITEPFEGFANFASFGSEQDALAEYLHEFFPTAANAFNQPDTDPALDERIQNLAFREDTVIPQ; encoded by the coding sequence ATGAATTGGAACCGCATTTGGAAAATAGGGGTGGGAGTCGCGATCGCACTAGTTTTGGCCATTGTTGCCTACCTGGTGATAGCACAACAGAATCAACCCATCCCCGATATAGGCTCTACAGGCACGAGTAACCCGGAGCCAGAGGTGGTTGACTCAGATACAGAGCCTTTTACTTTGCAACTGCTCCATGCTTCAGATTTTGAGGCTGGACTGGCCGCATTGGAAGATGCTCCTCGGTTTTCTGCCGTCCTGAATGCCCTGAAGGAGGACTACCCCAATACCCTTGTCCTCTCCTCTGGAGACAACTACATTCCCAGTCCGTTCCTGTTTGCTGGCAGCGATCCTAGGTTGAACGAGACCCCTGTGGGAGAAGCTAGTATTGGTCACGCTAATATCGAAATCCACAATCAACTCGGTATCCAAGCTTCCACCTTTGGGAATCACGATTTCGATCTGGGCAGCAAGGAAGTGCGGGATATCATTCAACCAGATGGAGCTTACCGTGGGGCGCTGTTTCCCTATCTCAGTGCAAACCTCGATTATAGCACAGACCCTAACCTCTCCAGCCTGATCACGGCAAACGGTCAAGAAGTCAGCACTATTCCGCCAGGACAGGTTGCAGGGACTGCAGTGATCACCGTCAATGGTGAGCCAATTGGTATTGTGGGAGCAAGCACACCCCTTCTGCCTACCATCTCTTCCTCTGATGGAGTGACGGTGTTCCCGGAAAATCCAACAGACTATGATGCCTTGGCTGCTAACATCCAAACTGCGGTGGATGAACTGACGGCTACAGGCATCAACAAGATTATTCTCCTAGCTCACATGCAACAGTTGACCATTGAGCGGGATGAGTTAGCCCCTCGTTTGCGGGATGTAGATATAATTGTGGCGGGAGGGTCTCACACCTTGCTGTCTGATGCCACCGATCATCTTCGGCTGGGAGATACCAGTGGCGGTATTTATCCTATTCTCAAAACCAATATAGATGGAAATGCGATCGCTGTTGTGAACACGGATGCCACCTATAAGTATGTGGGTCGTCTGGTAGTGGACTTTGATGCAAACGGTATCATCATTCCCAGCAGTATTGACCCCAACATTAGTGGAGCCTACGCCACAGATGATCAAGGAGTTGAAGCGGTAGGAGGAACCCCAGATCCAGAGGTTGTAGAAATTACCAATACCCTGGATGAAGTGATCAGTACTCAGGATAGCAATATTTTTGGCAATACCAAAGTTTTCCTGCGGGGCGATCGCGCTTTTGTCCGTACTGAAGAAACCAACCTGGGTAACCTAACCGCTGATGCTAACCTGACCTATGCCAAAACTGTAGATGCTACAACCATGTTTTCCTTCAAAAATGGGGGTGGCATCCGTTCCAACATCGGGGTAATTAGCGCTGCTAACGGTGGCATCGACCCCAATGACTTTGAACTGTTGCCTCCAGCAGCCAATCCTGAGGTGGGCAAGGAAGAAGGGGAAGTTTCCCAACTCGACATTACGAACTCCCTCCGTTTTAACAATGGACTTACCCTGTTTACCGTCACGGCAGATCAATTGTTGCAAACCATCGAGGATGCGGTAGCAGCAACAGCTCCAGGTGTGACTCCCGGCCAGTTTCCCCAAGTCGGTCGGCTTAAATTTAGCTTTGATAGCACTCGTCCTGCCAATGATCGAGTTCTATCTTTGGTTGTCCTGGACGATCAAGACCAAGTTATCGATGTAGTGGCTCAGAATGGTGAATTAGTGGGGGATCCCAGCCGCACCTTTCGTGGTGTTACCATTAGCTACGTAGCTGATGGCGCTCCTTTATCCACCTTCTTGAGTGCCAATCCAGCTTTGTTCAATCGGGTTGATTTCTGGGGTGAGCCGGATAGCAATGGCAATGGGGTTTTAGATCCTGAAGAAGACCTCAACAAAAACGGGGTCCGAGATGCTGCGATCACTGAACCCTTCGAGGGTTTTGCTAATTTTGCCTCCTTTGGTTCCGAGCAGGATGCCCTGGCAGAATACCTCCATGAATTCTTCCCCACAGCAGCCAATGCCTTTAATCAGCCTGATACTGACCCGGCATTGGACGAACGGATTCAGAACCTGGCTTTCCGGGAAGATACAGTAATTCCTCAATAA
- a CDS encoding DUF3604 domain-containing protein yields the protein MLRKIKLLGKRLTIGLMTMLLFVSFSTTAQAVTLGPAVPLPAQLSCDGESLSDPAQRQALFGDLHTHTTYSLDAYLGLMRNDPDAAYKFAKGDPNELPGGITQHKVPLNFAAVTDHAEFLAEVEMALNPEYGKKKYYHPLAIAIRNKPQSELLSTLVYVQVMQGAARSEDQPERTAYASGPIADQARVNAWKKIQQATEDNYEPGTFTTLHAFEWSSAPGGANLHRNVIFRDTVVPEVPVSLFDTQSPEVLWQYLSQYEDDGSTVLAIPHNSNVSTNQMFMPERWNDDTPIDPAWAELRAKYEPLVEIMQVKGNSETVPAYAPEDEFADFELMQTTERTRGRYGYVREALKNGLRHEATLGTNPFKYGIIGATDNHNGSPGDTEEDDFIGSHGFTDATPELRLFSEIPGWEKLPYLNPGALTGVWADQNTRECVYDALARKETFGTSGTRTQVRFFGGWDFAEDLNLQPDAVEQAYATGVPMGRDLPTPDAQKAPKFFVWGTKDPNSGNLDRIQVVKGWTKHGLTHEKIYDVAWAGDREPNPTTGNLPPIGTTVDVYNATYTNDIGSPELSGVWQDPDFDPTVRAFYYLRALEIPTPRYSTYDAAELGIVPSSPAEIQERAWSSPIWYTPSDAYLAAGDADALTVDQLEQQGIPPLTTEEIEDLIRGHNLQISNLITDEEFIGFFQDYEFYQDEGTWFLGESATSASLHTGELEAAAPMKYKIADNQLSFNLKDDSEFVAQLFNNNGQILAARNDEIGYVNYELKDLEEDLDLYTRLPQDALDSLDMSNEEFWERVIQEIIRLTK from the coding sequence ATGTTACGAAAGATTAAACTTTTGGGGAAACGACTCACCATTGGTCTGATGACCATGTTGTTGTTTGTTTCCTTCAGCACAACTGCACAAGCGGTTACTCTAGGACCAGCTGTACCCTTGCCCGCGCAGCTCTCCTGTGATGGTGAAAGCCTGAGTGATCCTGCCCAACGTCAGGCTTTATTTGGGGATCTGCACACCCATACCACCTATTCCCTGGATGCCTACTTGGGCTTGATGCGGAATGACCCCGATGCAGCCTATAAGTTTGCTAAGGGAGACCCCAACGAGCTTCCAGGTGGCATCACCCAGCACAAAGTGCCCCTGAATTTTGCGGCTGTCACCGACCACGCCGAATTCCTGGCCGAGGTGGAAATGGCCCTCAATCCCGAATATGGTAAAAAGAAATACTACCATCCCCTGGCTATTGCGATTCGGAACAAGCCCCAGTCTGAGCTGCTGTCAACCCTAGTATACGTCCAGGTAATGCAGGGAGCCGCTCGCTCGGAAGACCAGCCAGAACGCACGGCATATGCGTCAGGTCCCATTGCAGATCAAGCCCGGGTAAACGCCTGGAAGAAAATTCAACAGGCAACGGAAGACAACTACGAACCGGGCACATTTACAACGTTGCACGCCTTTGAATGGTCTTCTGCCCCGGGCGGTGCAAACCTACATCGGAACGTGATTTTTCGCGATACTGTTGTGCCTGAGGTGCCCGTGAGCCTCTTCGACACCCAATCCCCCGAGGTGTTATGGCAATACCTCAGCCAGTACGAGGACGATGGCTCGACGGTTTTGGCAATTCCCCATAACAGCAACGTCAGCACCAACCAGATGTTCATGCCAGAACGGTGGAATGATGACACACCCATCGATCCAGCCTGGGCTGAATTGCGGGCAAAATACGAGCCATTGGTGGAAATCATGCAAGTCAAGGGCAACTCCGAAACCGTGCCTGCCTATGCCCCAGAGGATGAGTTTGCAGACTTTGAATTGATGCAAACTACCGAACGCACCCGAGGGCGCTACGGCTATGTCCGGGAAGCCCTGAAGAATGGTCTGCGCCACGAAGCGACTTTGGGAACCAATCCCTTCAAGTATGGTATTATAGGGGCTACAGACAACCATAATGGCTCTCCTGGGGATACCGAAGAAGACGATTTTATTGGTTCCCACGGCTTTACCGATGCCACACCCGAACTGCGGCTGTTTAGTGAAATTCCCGGTTGGGAAAAATTGCCCTACCTCAATCCTGGGGCATTGACCGGGGTTTGGGCAGATCAGAATACCCGCGAGTGCGTTTACGATGCTCTGGCTCGTAAAGAAACCTTCGGTACTAGCGGCACCCGCACCCAGGTACGCTTTTTCGGTGGCTGGGACTTTGCAGAGGACCTGAACCTGCAACCAGATGCGGTTGAGCAGGCTTATGCCACTGGCGTTCCCATGGGCAGGGATTTACCCACGCCTGATGCGCAGAAAGCACCTAAGTTTTTTGTCTGGGGAACCAAGGATCCCAACAGTGGTAACCTGGATCGGATTCAGGTGGTCAAAGGCTGGACTAAGCATGGCTTGACCCACGAGAAAATTTATGATGTGGCCTGGGCAGGCGATCGCGAACCCAATCCCACAACCGGCAATTTGCCACCTATCGGCACCACTGTAGATGTTTATAACGCCACCTATACCAACGACATTGGTAGCCCCGAACTCTCTGGGGTTTGGCAAGACCCGGACTTCGACCCCACAGTGCGAGCATTCTACTATCTGCGGGCCTTAGAAATTCCCACTCCCCGCTATTCTACTTACGATGCTGCCGAACTGGGCATTGTCCCGTCTTCCCCCGCCGAAATCCAAGAGCGAGCCTGGAGTTCCCCGATCTGGTATACTCCCAGTGATGCCTATCTAGCTGCTGGTGATGCCGATGCGTTAACTGTTGACCAGCTGGAACAACAAGGTATTCCACCCCTGACTACGGAAGAGATTGAAGACCTGATCCGTGGCCACAATCTGCAAATTAGTAATCTGATCACGGACGAGGAATTTATCGGTTTCTTTCAGGATTACGAATTCTATCAGGATGAAGGCACCTGGTTCCTGGGCGAGTCGGCCACCTCTGCGTCCCTGCATACTGGGGAACTGGAGGCAGCAGCTCCTATGAAATACAAGATAGCAGACAATCAACTCAGCTTTAACCTGAAGGATGACAGCGAGTTTGTCGCGCAGCTGTTCAATAATAACGGGCAGATTCTGGCAGCTCGCAATGACGAGATTGGCTATGTCAACTATGAGTTGAAAGACCTTGAAGAGGATCTCGACCTGTATACTCGGCTCCCCCAAGATGCTTTAGATTCTTTAGATATGAGTAATGAAGAATTTTGGGAGCGAGTAATTCAGGAGATTATTCGCTTAACAAAGTAA
- a CDS encoding element excision factor XisH family protein, with protein sequence MAAKDLFHDAVKQALLKDDWIITADPLKIKIEGVKLEIDLAADKIIAAQKAERKIAVEIKSFLNTSAITDFHAARF encoded by the coding sequence ATGGCTGCCAAAGACCTATTCCATGATGCTGTAAAACAAGCACTCCTGAAAGACGATTGGATTATCACAGCAGATCCTCTAAAAATTAAGATTGAGGGAGTTAAGCTTGAAATAGATTTAGCAGCAGATAAAATTATAGCAGCTCAAAAAGCAGAACGAAAAATAGCAGTTGAAATAAAAAGTTTCCTCAATACTTCGGCAATTACCGATTTTCATGCTGCACGCTTTTAA
- a CDS encoding HAD family hydrolase produces MKKRTFLVFLSILLSVFCLGGFVGCPPAAADYDPLLSWNAGAAKQTIFDFVQEVTNPNSDNYVSPSDRIAVFDNDGTLWNEKPKNIYGLFIKDMLGNAFSTKRDAIFEDLKLQGLTPEDYKQKARFFLDNSKHPDFGVPYIQVTYEPIVELVNYLRSNDFKVYICSGAGLDFIRSYAEDAYGVPPENIIGTTVQTKFITKDDGSHILVKKPILVQPINNNEGKVVDIDRYIGKKPIMTVGNSDGDLDMLQYTDEQDGPALMMLVHHDDPREYVYDTGAENALREADARGWTVISMKEDFVTVFGEEIDIAKGTGNSGSGNREQGVGSSE; encoded by the coding sequence ATGAAAAAAAGAACGTTCTTAGTTTTCCTATCGATTCTCTTATCAGTGTTTTGCCTAGGAGGCTTTGTGGGATGTCCCCCTGCTGCTGCAGACTATGACCCCTTACTGTCTTGGAATGCCGGTGCGGCTAAGCAAACGATTTTTGACTTTGTGCAAGAGGTTACCAACCCCAACAGTGATAACTACGTTAGTCCTAGCGATCGCATCGCGGTCTTTGATAATGATGGAACCCTGTGGAATGAAAAACCCAAAAATATTTACGGGTTATTTATCAAAGACATGCTAGGTAATGCCTTTTCAACTAAAAGGGATGCCATCTTTGAAGACCTCAAACTGCAGGGATTAACACCGGAAGACTATAAACAGAAGGCGAGGTTCTTTCTGGATAATTCCAAGCATCCAGACTTTGGAGTGCCATACATACAGGTAACTTACGAGCCCATCGTTGAACTGGTCAATTATCTCAGGAGTAATGATTTCAAGGTCTATATTTGTTCTGGGGCGGGACTTGATTTCATTCGCTCCTATGCCGAAGATGCCTACGGTGTTCCCCCTGAAAATATTATTGGTACGACCGTCCAAACTAAGTTTATTACTAAAGACGATGGCTCTCATATCTTGGTTAAGAAGCCAATACTGGTCCAACCCATTAATAATAACGAAGGTAAAGTAGTGGACATTGATCGCTACATTGGTAAAAAACCAATTATGACAGTTGGTAATTCCGATGGTGATTTAGACATGCTTCAGTATACTGACGAGCAAGATGGTCCAGCTTTGATGATGCTGGTTCACCACGATGATCCCCGCGAATATGTATATGATACAGGTGCCGAGAATGCTCTTCGGGAGGCCGACGCTCGTGGTTGGACAGTTATCAGTATGAAAGAGGATTTCGTAACAGTGTTTGGAGAGGAAATCGATATAGCAAAGGGAACAGGGAACAGCGGATCTGGGAACAGGGAACAGGGAGTAGGAAGTAGCGAGTAG
- a CDS encoding XisI protein has product MIRQLLTNHATLEANNSDSEIEGQLIFDTEHDHYQLLDIGWDGLKRVYNCFIHLDIKDGIIWIQRNMTEADLAQDLVEMGIPKEDIILGLDPSYKRPYTGYGVA; this is encoded by the coding sequence ATAATTCGCCAACTATTAACTAATCATGCCACATTAGAAGCGAATAATTCAGATTCAGAAATTGAAGGTCAACTTATTTTTGACACAGAACATGACCATTATCAACTTCTAGATATCGGCTGGGATGGACTCAAACGAGTTTATAACTGTTTCATCCATTTAGATATCAAAGATGGTATAATTTGGATTCAGCGAAATATGACAGAAGCTGATTTGGCACAAGATTTGGTGGAAATGGGTATACCAAAAGAAGATATTATTCTCGGTTTAGATCCCAGTTATAAACGTCCTTACACAGGCTATGGAGTGGCTTAG